From a region of the Coffea arabica cultivar ET-39 chromosome 3e, Coffea Arabica ET-39 HiFi, whole genome shotgun sequence genome:
- the LOC140038459 gene encoding uncharacterized protein, giving the protein MLKQNLKQAQERMKKYADEKRSEMDFSEGDWVYLRLQPYRQSSVALRGNTKLSAKYFGPYKIEERIESVAYRLSLPKSSKVHPVFHVSLVKRKVGNEVTPTLQLPETNEKGHWRVEPVAVRNRRMAKKKNAAATKWLIHWWGTNPAEATWKDAKEIKK; this is encoded by the coding sequence ATGCTGAAACAGAACTTAAAGCAAGCTCAGGAAAGGATGAAGAAATATGCTGATGAAAAGAGGAGTGAAATGGACTTCAGTGAAGGAGATTGGGTATACCTACGGCTACAACCATATAGACAGAGCTCTGTAGCCCTGAGGGGAAACACCAAATTATCAGCAAAGTACTTTGGCCCATACAAGATAGAGGAAAGGATTGAGAGTGTAGCTTATAGGCTGAGTCTGCCAAAGTCTTCAAAAGTCCACCCTGTCTTTCATGTGTCATTGGTCAAGAGAAAGGTGGGGAACGAGGTCACTCCTACCCTCCAATTGCCAGAAACAAATGAGAAGGGTCATTGGAGGGTGGAGCCAGTAGCAGTACGAAACAGAAGGATGGCAAAAAAGAAGAATGCTGCAGCAACTAAGTGGCTAATCCACTGGTGGGGTACGAACCCTGCAGAAGCCACATGGAAAGATGCTAAGGAGATTAAAAAATAG